One window of Planctomycetota bacterium genomic DNA carries:
- a CDS encoding CBS domain-containing protein, with the protein MIKKVRDVMTPDVETLEPSDSVEEAARKMRLFDAGLFPVCETDRVVGVLTDRDITLRVTAEGRDPAATRVADVMTREPACVGEDADLWEAARILCERRVRRLPVLDRRGRLVGLISVGRLAKMKEEKLAGHILKAVVGPRAL; encoded by the coding sequence GTGATCAAGAAGGTGCGCGACGTCATGACGCCGGACGTGGAAACCCTGGAGCCCTCCGACTCGGTGGAGGAGGCCGCCCGCAAGATGCGCCTCTTCGACGCAGGCCTTTTTCCGGTCTGCGAAACCGACCGGGTCGTCGGGGTGCTGACCGATCGCGACATCACCCTGCGGGTGACCGCCGAGGGCCGTGATCCCGCCGCCACCCGCGTGGCCGACGTCATGACGCGCGAGCCGGCGTGCGTGGGCGAAGACGCGGATCTGTGGGAAGCCGCGCGGATCCTCTGCGAGCGCCGCGTGCGGCGGCTCCCGGTCCTGGACCGTCGGGGCCGGCTGGTGGGCCTCATCTCGGTGGGCCGCCTGGCCAAGATGAAAGAAGAAAAGCTGGCCGGGCACATCCTCAAGGCCGTGGTCGGACCGCGCGCGCTCTGA